A window of Candidatus Neomarinimicrobiota bacterium contains these coding sequences:
- a CDS encoding glycoside hydrolase family 2 protein, producing WEYRRTFQVDEAFLKHDKIILDCRGLDTIAEIYLNGTLIGKTQNMFIEYEFDVKPLLRPGENQIHIIFRSIFDWDQQQVNSEPKVTWTGSKGRTFFTRKEASDFGWDWGVRLVTCGIWRPIRLAAYGIARITDLGIRQNLRNPAKAMLDITADIERFSPGKLDLSVQVLFDEQVLAQAEVPVTATPVRTTLSIENPKLWWPNGWGDQPLYTVLATLTAGDTAVHRKRTRVGLRTIELAREKDARGETFGFKVNGQLIFCKGVNWVPADALPDRLTESHYVNLLSASQEAHMNMIRLWGGGLYEPDIFYDYCDENGIMIWHDFMFAVGPFIANKSYLANVQQEITDVVKRLRHHPSIVLWSGNNECESNMAGGQNWIQNNPTVTWEEYDRIFEELIPRTAARYDPDRPYWSSSPHHPLDREKKNPDWETSSGDAHPWDVWHGGEPFSWYAENLGFRFVSEFGFQSLPDMETIRSFTAPEDRHFPSYVFDHHNKCGQKDPPQPGNARIANYMAKMFTLPDGLENWVYVSQVMHGEGMKIGSEAYRRNYPYTTGALYWQLNDNWPTISGSSIDYYGRWKALHYFARRFFSPVLITGQVQGTKVSIRGVNDLLEPVTAELHWILARFDGTEVKRGVLDVKLAANSSTLVSEMDFTAEVGENPEYVTYRRDCYENRSQYYLFYKLVQGDQELSANVSFFVPQKYLQLTDPNLRYKLKRQGERLTVTVSSDRFAAYVALGLKDSYARFSDNFFHLLPGEARKIEVIEAEIPDREVRKQLYAISLIDSYQ from the coding sequence TGGGAGTACCGACGTACTTTTCAGGTGGATGAGGCATTTTTAAAGCACGACAAAATTATTCTGGACTGCCGGGGCCTCGATACCATCGCCGAGATTTACCTCAATGGCACCCTTATCGGAAAAACACAAAACATGTTCATCGAGTACGAGTTTGATGTGAAGCCCCTGCTCCGGCCCGGTGAGAACCAAATCCATATCATCTTCCGATCCATCTTCGATTGGGATCAGCAACAGGTCAATTCCGAACCCAAAGTCACCTGGACAGGTAGTAAGGGACGAACCTTCTTCACCCGCAAGGAGGCTTCGGATTTTGGCTGGGACTGGGGTGTGCGACTGGTTACCTGCGGCATATGGCGGCCTATCCGGCTGGCGGCCTATGGCATCGCCCGCATCACCGACCTGGGTATTCGCCAGAATCTGCGCAACCCCGCAAAGGCCATGCTGGATATAACTGCTGACATCGAGCGGTTCAGCCCGGGAAAACTAGACCTCTCAGTACAGGTCCTATTTGATGAGCAAGTCCTGGCTCAAGCCGAAGTGCCGGTGACGGCTACACCAGTCAGAACAACGCTAAGCATCGAGAATCCGAAACTCTGGTGGCCGAATGGTTGGGGCGACCAGCCGCTATATACGGTTCTCGCGACCCTTACTGCCGGGGACACCGCGGTTCATCGGAAAAGGACACGTGTCGGTCTGCGAACGATAGAGTTGGCGAGGGAAAAGGATGCCAGGGGTGAGACTTTCGGCTTTAAGGTGAACGGCCAGCTGATCTTCTGCAAGGGCGTCAACTGGGTGCCGGCAGATGCCCTGCCGGATCGCTTGACTGAAAGCCATTACGTAAACCTGTTGAGCGCGTCCCAAGAAGCGCATATGAATATGATCCGCTTGTGGGGCGGCGGCCTGTATGAGCCGGATATCTTCTACGACTACTGCGATGAAAATGGCATCATGATCTGGCACGACTTCATGTTCGCCGTAGGGCCGTTTATCGCTAACAAATCCTATCTGGCCAACGTGCAGCAAGAAATCACCGACGTGGTTAAGCGCTTGCGACATCATCCCTCCATCGTGTTATGGTCCGGAAATAATGAGTGCGAAAGCAACATGGCCGGCGGGCAGAATTGGATACAAAACAACCCTACCGTTACCTGGGAGGAATACGACCGGATATTTGAGGAGCTCATCCCCCGGACGGCCGCTCGTTATGATCCGGACCGTCCCTACTGGTCCAGCAGCCCCCATCACCCCCTGGATCGGGAGAAAAAGAATCCTGATTGGGAGACCAGCTCCGGCGATGCCCATCCCTGGGATGTATGGCATGGAGGGGAACCGTTTTCATGGTACGCTGAGAATCTGGGTTTTCGGTTCGTCAGTGAATTTGGCTTTCAGTCCCTGCCTGATATGGAGACGATCCGCTCCTTTACCGCACCCGAAGATCGTCATTTCCCATCCTATGTGTTCGATCACCACAACAAATGCGGCCAGAAGGACCCGCCCCAGCCGGGGAACGCCCGCATCGCAAACTATATGGCGAAAATGTTCACCCTGCCCGATGGACTCGAAAACTGGGTTTACGTTTCACAAGTAATGCATGGCGAGGGCATGAAAATCGGCAGCGAAGCCTACCGACGTAATTACCCCTACACCACCGGGGCCTTGTATTGGCAGCTCAATGACAACTGGCCCACGATCTCGGGTAGCAGCATCGATTACTACGGCCGCTGGAAGGCGCTCCATTACTTTGCCAGACGCTTCTTCAGTCCCGTATTGATTACCGGTCAAGTGCAGGGCACGAAGGTATCTATCCGGGGTGTAAACGATTTGCTCGAACCGGTAACAGCCGAGCTGCACTGGATCCTGGCCCGATTCGACGGCACCGAAGTAAAGCGTGGCGTCCTTGACGTCAAATTAGCCGCTAATAGTAGCACCCTGGTGTCTGAAATGGACTTTACCGCAGAGGTAGGTGAAAACCCGGAGTATGTTACCTACCGTAGGGATTGCTATGAGAATCGGAGCCAGTATTATCTTTTCTATAAGCTGGTTCAGGGTGATCAGGAACTCTCAGCTAATGTTTCTTTCTTCGTACCCCAGAAATACTTGCAGCTGACAGATCCCAACCTGAGGTACAAACTCAAGCGCCAGGGGGAGCGGCTCACGGTTACGGTCAGTTCGGATCGTTTTGCCGCTTATGTGGCTTTAGGACTGAAGGATAGCTACGCGCGTTTCTCCGATAACTTCTTCCACCTGCTACCAGGTGAAGCCAGGAAAATTGAAGTAATCGAAGCCGAAATTCCTGACCGGGAAGTTAGAAAGCAACTTTATGCGATCAGTCTGATCGATTCTTATCAATGA
- a CDS encoding glycoside hydrolase family 2 TIM barrel-domain containing protein: protein MRLTNKFTNLVLWCFLPLILSGQEPAVTPLSPEIRFQFPWTPFHEPLAADADQGPDIINLEETWRFWADLDEVQALEIISGKAAGLKESSVEVPASSIGWGFDAEHSGLFLRSFQVPHSWSNQNLKLKCEGIFERARIYINSQLVADHVGWTPFERDITEWVRCGENNSIAVFITMEGYAPEQRLRIRKGGYPDLGGILRPIMIHPVPPVHVMDLYIIPQLNLEQGQWNLEAQVTLVNPTDQPATVTLKGSLESDSGTLSTLRWIEGIIIIPAEKQITKVYSGPVGEVLPWNAESPHLYQLVLTIDDGHSASTVAERFGFRTVAIEGEKLLVNGRPITVRGIAYKGGHADYGNASPYAVLEEEVELMKQANVNCVRLGWAFKAPALHRVCDEKGLYVISSVGPDQFQFEEPLAIQQYVEAFMCLKNSPSILVWELQNENPRTLTPAYLKIMDLGRRIDPHRKFCHPGATYKELDLICTHYLPQLFGNDRRDGRPFLPTEYCHIPSYELDKLQYDPGIHDLWGYSIKRGWDIIKINPWVIGCITFAWRDPYLRDRSGKIVPALHHEARWGVVDESFRIKPEYHHLHQVYAPVRVSTKPIHADSKKQATITIENQCDFTNLNELNAQWEILGPDGVEQSGAWTPNIAPRTTKEVRVPALPKRKGDYILQLSFHDDSQRLVQQMQIPFIWKDYPKPKAPPKRRGEMKVVDQGETIKVEWSNGAYIFDRTSGMLHQVEVGNEKMVLTGPSLNQRIALPRPGRWFDWKSGVSMATQNWTRRVFDLGLDSFEVEQAGDKSEVLVTTVHQYQNGDMITRWSIKPDGVIEITATLPPKGYGVSWRFPATCRIIPEKLRAANMNRRFPERLAWRKYGLWSWYPETHLGRNVGTSSFLNPHDPQNHAMKINAAFVSVGPNDGSINLVIRDPEAKIHVKSHFWYNEFEIFVQGQLEDDYDYFDRTNPLKALPHALSEKQRTYTYLMQFVDKKGLENIERTMLNPYNALIDRVKFWDSFVDDLDVEDTQRDTVTGLPPNYPE, encoded by the coding sequence GTGCGGCTGACCAATAAGTTTACCAATTTGGTCCTGTGGTGTTTTTTACCGCTCATCCTTTCAGGGCAAGAGCCGGCAGTAACCCCACTCAGCCCTGAAATCCGCTTTCAATTTCCGTGGACGCCGTTTCATGAACCGCTGGCTGCTGACGCCGACCAGGGGCCTGATATTATCAATTTGGAAGAGACGTGGAGATTCTGGGCCGACCTGGATGAAGTTCAAGCGCTAGAAATTATCTCAGGGAAGGCCGCCGGCCTCAAAGAGAGCAGCGTTGAAGTCCCTGCTTCGAGTATCGGCTGGGGCTTCGACGCGGAACACTCGGGCCTCTTCCTGCGCAGCTTTCAGGTGCCCCATTCGTGGTCCAATCAGAACCTCAAGCTGAAATGTGAGGGCATATTTGAAAGAGCCCGCATTTATATCAATAGCCAACTGGTAGCGGATCACGTAGGCTGGACTCCCTTCGAAAGGGATATTACGGAATGGGTACGCTGCGGCGAAAACAACAGCATCGCCGTCTTCATTACAATGGAGGGCTACGCGCCTGAGCAGCGCCTGCGAATTCGCAAGGGTGGCTATCCGGATCTCGGGGGGATCCTGCGGCCCATTATGATCCACCCGGTGCCGCCGGTCCATGTAATGGATCTGTATATCATTCCCCAGTTGAACCTGGAGCAAGGGCAGTGGAATCTGGAAGCTCAGGTTACGCTGGTCAATCCGACCGATCAACCGGCCACGGTAACACTTAAAGGTTCCCTGGAATCGGATTCAGGAACACTGAGCACTCTAAGATGGATCGAAGGGATTATAATAATCCCCGCCGAGAAGCAGATCACGAAGGTCTATTCCGGACCGGTGGGTGAAGTGTTACCCTGGAATGCCGAATCGCCCCATCTATATCAGCTCGTCCTTACGATCGATGATGGCCACTCCGCGTCAACTGTCGCCGAGCGCTTCGGCTTTCGCACCGTCGCCATCGAAGGGGAAAAGCTATTAGTTAATGGACGACCTATCACCGTTCGCGGCATCGCTTATAAAGGGGGACATGCCGACTACGGCAACGCTTCCCCGTACGCCGTATTAGAAGAAGAAGTGGAATTGATGAAGCAGGCGAATGTCAATTGTGTGCGGTTGGGTTGGGCCTTTAAGGCGCCGGCACTGCATCGGGTATGCGACGAGAAGGGCCTGTACGTTATCAGCAGTGTCGGGCCGGACCAGTTTCAATTCGAGGAGCCGCTGGCCATCCAGCAGTACGTTGAAGCATTTATGTGCCTCAAGAACTCGCCCAGCATACTCGTCTGGGAGCTGCAAAATGAAAATCCCCGAACTTTAACACCTGCCTACCTGAAGATAATGGATCTGGGGCGTAGAATTGATCCTCACCGCAAGTTCTGTCATCCAGGGGCCACGTACAAAGAACTGGATTTGATCTGTACTCATTATCTTCCCCAGCTGTTCGGGAACGATCGGCGCGATGGGCGGCCGTTTCTTCCGACCGAATACTGTCATATCCCCTCCTATGAACTGGACAAATTGCAGTACGATCCCGGCATTCATGATCTGTGGGGCTATTCTATCAAACGGGGATGGGACATAATTAAGATAAATCCGTGGGTCATCGGTTGCATCACCTTCGCCTGGCGCGATCCCTACCTACGTGATCGCTCCGGAAAGATCGTGCCGGCCCTCCACCATGAAGCCCGCTGGGGGGTGGTGGATGAATCCTTCCGCATCAAGCCGGAATATCATCATCTTCATCAAGTATACGCTCCCGTGCGGGTGTCTACCAAACCGATTCATGCCGACAGTAAGAAACAGGCGACGATTACTATCGAGAATCAATGTGATTTTACGAATCTGAATGAGCTTAACGCCCAGTGGGAGATTCTGGGACCGGATGGAGTCGAACAATCGGGAGCTTGGACCCCGAACATCGCCCCTAGGACCACAAAGGAAGTGAGAGTGCCGGCGCTCCCAAAACGGAAGGGAGATTACATTCTGCAGCTCTCTTTCCATGATGACTCCCAGCGCCTGGTCCAGCAGATGCAAATTCCTTTTATCTGGAAGGATTATCCAAAGCCGAAAGCCCCTCCGAAAAGGAGAGGGGAAATGAAGGTTGTAGATCAAGGGGAAACGATCAAAGTCGAGTGGTCAAATGGCGCCTACATATTTGACCGAACTTCCGGTATGCTGCACCAGGTTGAAGTTGGTAACGAGAAGATGGTCCTGACCGGACCAAGCCTGAACCAGAGAATCGCGCTGCCCCGGCCCGGGCGCTGGTTCGACTGGAAAAGCGGCGTTTCAATGGCTACTCAAAATTGGACTCGCCGCGTGTTCGATCTTGGTCTCGATAGCTTTGAAGTGGAGCAAGCAGGTGATAAATCGGAAGTCCTCGTGACAACGGTTCATCAGTACCAGAATGGAGATATGATAACACGCTGGAGCATTAAGCCCGACGGCGTGATCGAAATAACCGCCACCCTGCCACCGAAAGGCTATGGTGTTTCCTGGCGCTTCCCGGCCACCTGTCGCATCATACCAGAGAAATTGAGAGCAGCGAATATGAACAGGCGTTTCCCGGAGAGACTGGCATGGAGGAAATATGGGCTCTGGTCCTGGTACCCTGAAACTCATTTAGGGCGAAATGTGGGGACGAGCAGCTTCCTAAATCCCCATGATCCCCAGAACCACGCGATGAAAATTAACGCGGCCTTCGTAAGTGTCGGTCCCAATGATGGGAGCATCAATCTCGTTATTCGTGATCCGGAAGCGAAAATTCACGTCAAATCCCATTTTTGGTACAATGAGTTTGAAATATTTGTGCAGGGACAGTTGGAAGACGACTATGATTACTTTGATCGAACGAATCCTCTGAAGGCTCTGCCCCATGCCCTGTCAGAAAAACAGCGAACATATACTTATCTGATGCAGTTCGTCGATAAAAAAGGATTGGAAAATATAGAGAGAACGATGCTGAATCCTTACAATGCTCTAATTGACCGGGTAAAATTCTGGGATAGCTTCGTCGATGACCTCGATGTCGAAGATACACAAAGGGATACTGTGACGGGCTTGCCACCCAATTATCCGGAATAA